One genomic region from Ornithinicoccus hortensis encodes:
- a CDS encoding short-chain fatty acid transporter — MTQAPTKQGTTLSRAMRPVNRVVENFIPSALVFAIVLSFVVALLALILTDSGPTQVVRTWGDGLSGLLAFMTQMALILMLGHVLAHTRPVRKILRYLASLPKTSMQAYMYVLLVAAVASLITWGLGLIVGAMLAKEVAAQGKERGIKLHFPMLIAAGYSGYVVWHMGYSGSAPLTAATPDSFVSEYLGSPVPVSETTFATWNLIAIVAVVACVAFALFLVAPRGEDTIIELEQDLREGDVEIDDEVVTPADRVDASRLPTLLVGLMLTFYLVLHFGDGGGLTLDIVNWTFLALILLLVRNPFELIALVRNAASNVGEILLQFPLYAGIMGIMGGTGLIAVLSDAFVSVASPATFGLLAFLSAGLVNFFVPSGGGQMAVQGPLLLDAAEKIGVDPSIAIMALSYGDQWTNMIQPFWALPVLAIAGLKMRDILGYTTVTLIASGIAMGATMLIVSG, encoded by the coding sequence ATGACCCAGGCACCCACCAAACAAGGCACCACACTCTCGCGCGCCATGCGGCCGGTGAACCGGGTGGTCGAGAACTTCATCCCCTCGGCCCTGGTCTTCGCCATCGTGCTGTCCTTCGTGGTCGCCCTGCTGGCGCTGATCCTGACCGACTCGGGACCGACCCAGGTCGTGCGGACCTGGGGCGACGGCCTGTCCGGCCTGCTCGCCTTCATGACCCAGATGGCGCTGATCCTGATGCTCGGGCACGTGCTGGCGCACACCCGTCCCGTCCGCAAGATCCTGCGCTACCTGGCGAGCCTGCCCAAGACATCGATGCAGGCCTACATGTACGTCCTGCTGGTCGCCGCGGTGGCGTCCCTGATCACCTGGGGGCTCGGCCTGATCGTGGGTGCGATGCTGGCCAAGGAGGTCGCCGCGCAGGGCAAGGAACGCGGCATCAAGCTGCACTTCCCGATGCTGATCGCCGCGGGCTACTCCGGCTACGTGGTCTGGCACATGGGCTACTCCGGGTCGGCCCCGCTGACGGCCGCGACGCCGGACTCCTTCGTCTCCGAGTACCTCGGCTCCCCCGTGCCGGTCTCCGAGACGACCTTCGCCACCTGGAACCTGATCGCCATCGTCGCCGTGGTCGCCTGCGTCGCCTTCGCCCTCTTCCTGGTGGCGCCGCGCGGTGAAGACACGATCATCGAGCTCGAGCAGGACCTTCGCGAGGGCGACGTGGAGATCGACGACGAGGTCGTCACGCCCGCGGACCGGGTCGACGCGAGCCGGCTGCCCACGCTCCTCGTCGGCCTGATGCTGACCTTCTACCTGGTTCTCCACTTCGGCGACGGCGGCGGCCTGACCCTGGACATCGTGAACTGGACGTTCCTGGCCCTGATCCTGCTGCTGGTGCGCAACCCGTTCGAACTCATCGCCCTGGTCCGCAATGCCGCGTCCAACGTCGGGGAGATCCTGCTCCAGTTCCCGCTGTATGCCGGCATCATGGGCATCATGGGCGGCACCGGCCTGATCGCGGTGCTCTCCGACGCCTTCGTGTCGGTCGCCTCCCCCGCCACCTTCGGCCTCCTGGCATTCCTGTCCGCCGGCCTGGTGAACTTCTTCGTCCCCTCCGGTGGTGGGCAGATGGCCGTCCAGGGGCCGCTGCTGCTCGACGCCGCCGAGAAGATCGGTGTCGACCCGTCGATCGCCATCATGGCGCTGTCCTACGGCGACCAGTGGACCAACATGATCCAGCCGTTCTGGGCCCTGCCGGTGCTGGCCATCGCGGGCCTGAAGATGCGCGACATCCTCGGCTACACCACCGTGACGCTGATCGCCTCCGGCATCGCGATGGGCGCCACCATGCTCATCGTCTCCGGATGA
- a CDS encoding amidase, with product MTGAWPGPAADPAAHRLVRDVAAGRASAVEVARATLRAADEAEPRIAAFTVLDPDLVLRDAAVVDGLAGSDRARRPLAGLPVAVKDIIDTAGLPTAYGSPIHAGHRPTEDAEVVRRLRAAGAVPFGKTTTTEFALFAPTATRNPWDPERTPGGSSSGSAAAVAAGAVPVALGTQTAGSVIRPASFNGVVGFKPTHGTVPTAGVKDLSPSFDTVGVLARTVDDVALVYGAIADGPPVDGTPDDGTADDGGAPRRLAVFRTGQWDQVEAAVRAAFDAAVDEIADRDGWEVADLPWSEETHEELTHAQSILMEVEALAALDAEYRGHRDLCSPQLVDYLDRATTRSAEDAERARATIDRARESFHAAASGFAGVLTPAAHGEAPPRATTGDPWFSRAWTALGGPTVSLPLLRGEHGLPVGLQLAGHRGQDLDLLAVASALMPSAR from the coding sequence ATGACCGGCGCCTGGCCCGGGCCGGCCGCGGACCCGGCGGCACACCGGTTGGTCCGGGACGTCGCCGCCGGCCGGGCCAGCGCCGTCGAGGTCGCCAGGGCGACGCTGCGGGCAGCCGACGAGGCCGAGCCGCGGATCGCGGCCTTCACCGTCCTGGACCCCGACCTGGTGCTGCGGGATGCCGCGGTCGTCGACGGGCTCGCCGGGTCCGACCGGGCCCGGCGCCCGTTGGCCGGGCTACCCGTGGCGGTGAAGGACATCATCGACACCGCGGGCCTGCCCACGGCATACGGCTCGCCCATACACGCCGGCCACCGCCCCACCGAGGACGCGGAGGTGGTGCGCCGGTTGCGGGCAGCCGGCGCGGTGCCGTTCGGCAAGACGACCACCACCGAGTTCGCCCTGTTCGCCCCGACCGCGACGCGCAACCCGTGGGACCCGGAGCGCACCCCCGGCGGTTCCTCCAGCGGTTCGGCGGCCGCCGTGGCGGCCGGTGCGGTGCCGGTCGCCCTGGGGACCCAGACCGCCGGGTCGGTGATCCGGCCGGCCTCGTTCAACGGGGTCGTCGGCTTCAAGCCGACCCACGGCACAGTCCCCACGGCCGGGGTCAAGGACCTCAGCCCCAGCTTCGACACGGTCGGCGTCCTGGCCCGCACCGTCGACGATGTCGCCCTGGTCTACGGCGCCATCGCCGATGGTCCCCCTGTGGACGGGACGCCGGACGATGGGACGGCGGATGATGGGGGCGCGCCGCGTCGGTTGGCGGTCTTCCGGACCGGCCAGTGGGACCAGGTCGAGGCGGCGGTCCGGGCGGCCTTCGACGCGGCCGTGGACGAGATCGCGGACCGGGACGGTTGGGAGGTGGCCGACCTGCCGTGGAGCGAGGAGACGCACGAGGAGCTGACCCACGCCCAGTCGATCCTGATGGAGGTCGAGGCGCTGGCGGCGCTGGACGCCGAGTACCGCGGGCACCGCGACCTCTGCTCGCCGCAGCTGGTCGACTACCTGGACCGCGCCACCACCCGCAGCGCCGAGGACGCCGAACGCGCCAGGGCGACCATCGACCGGGCCCGCGAGTCCTTCCACGCGGCCGCCTCGGGGTTCGCCGGCGTGCTCACCCCCGCCGCGCACGGCGAGGCACCGCCCCGCGCCACCACCGGTGACCCCTGGTTCAGCCGGGCCTGGACCGCGCTGGGCGGACCGACGGTCAGCCTCCCGTTGCTGCGGGGCGAGCACGGACTCCCGGTCGGACTGCAACTGGCCGGGCACCGGGGACAGGACCTCGACCTGCTGGCCGTGGCGTCGGCCCTGATGCCGTCCGCTCGCTGA
- a CDS encoding DNA-formamidopyrimidine glycosylase family protein, translated as MPEGDAVWRTARRLHEALAGAVLRGSDLRVPALATRDLSGRRTIEVVPRGKHLLHRVEGGITLHSHLRMDGSWRIAPASARPAAGRRHTVRALLWTDRHVAVGDQLGMLDLVRTDDEATLVGHLGPDLLDPGFDGDLALANLRREPDRPVAEALLDQRNLCGIGTIFASEPLFEHGVDPWALVGELPDEVLATVVGTARARMVHSARVGFTVTTGRSDRRPEAWVFGRKGQPCRRCGTVIDQGTVGEPPRQRVLSYCPVCQRGGRMSGS; from the coding sequence GTGCCCGAGGGTGATGCCGTGTGGCGCACCGCCCGGCGTCTCCACGAGGCGCTGGCCGGGGCTGTCCTGCGGGGCTCCGACCTGCGCGTCCCCGCCCTGGCCACGCGGGACCTCTCCGGGCGACGCACCATTGAGGTCGTCCCGCGGGGCAAGCACCTGCTGCACCGGGTGGAGGGCGGCATCACCCTGCACAGCCACCTCCGGATGGACGGCAGCTGGCGGATCGCCCCCGCGAGCGCGCGCCCGGCCGCCGGCCGACGGCATACCGTCCGCGCCCTGCTGTGGACCGACCGGCACGTGGCGGTCGGTGACCAGCTGGGGATGCTCGACCTGGTGCGCACCGACGACGAGGCGACCCTCGTCGGCCACCTGGGACCGGACCTGCTGGACCCGGGGTTCGACGGCGACCTGGCGCTGGCCAACCTGCGGCGCGAGCCGGACCGGCCGGTGGCCGAGGCGCTGCTGGACCAGCGCAACCTGTGCGGGATCGGCACGATCTTTGCCAGCGAGCCGCTGTTCGAGCACGGCGTCGACCCCTGGGCCCTCGTCGGCGAGCTGCCCGACGAGGTGCTGGCCACGGTGGTCGGCACCGCCCGGGCCCGGATGGTGCACTCGGCCCGGGTCGGCTTCACCGTCACGACCGGCCGGTCCGACCGGAGGCCCGAGGCGTGGGTGTTCGGACGCAAGGGCCAGCCCTGTCGCCGCTGCGGGACCGTCATCGACCAGGGCACGGTCGGGGAGCCGCCGCGCCAGCGGGTGCTGAGCTACTGCCCTGTCTGCCAGCGCGGCGGGCGGATGTCAGGCAGCTGA
- a CDS encoding helix-turn-helix domain-containing protein encodes MVLLRRELGDVLREQRQHQGRTLREVSASASVSLGYLSEVERGEKEASSELLASICKALDLPLSQMLSNVADRVSISEAADQQVATMLNEGLAKPIRHDEIRRRVVSAA; translated from the coding sequence ATGGTTCTGCTACGACGTGAGTTGGGCGACGTGCTGCGTGAGCAGCGCCAGCACCAGGGCCGAACCCTGCGCGAGGTCTCGGCCTCGGCGTCGGTCTCCCTGGGCTACCTGAGCGAGGTCGAGCGCGGGGAGAAGGAAGCCTCCTCCGAGTTGCTCGCCTCCATCTGCAAGGCACTGGACCTGCCGCTGTCGCAGATGCTGTCCAACGTGGCCGACCGGGTCAGCATCTCCGAGGCCGCCGACCAGCAGGTCGCCACGATGCTCAACGAGGGCCTGGCCAAGCCGATCCGGCACGACGAGATCCGCCGCCGCGTCGTCTCAGCTGCCTGA
- a CDS encoding CinA family protein, which produces MTSPGDASPGDAPPGDGLGGLATTELAAAVVRALLAVDRSVATAESLTGGLVSAALTTVPGASAVVRGGVVSYATEVKQTVLGVPGDLLETLGAVSAETAVAMADGTRRVLEADWGVATTGVAGPDPAEGKPVGRVHLAVTGPPSDGAREEVRLSRTLNLTGTRDQIRDETVRQALDLLLAALEGDNPRDSGTGKVRLTPWTPGFRSEGGIGDGSATT; this is translated from the coding sequence GTGACCTCCCCGGGCGACGCGTCACCGGGCGACGCCCCTCCTGGCGACGGGCTGGGCGGTCTCGCCACCACCGAACTCGCCGCTGCCGTCGTCCGCGCGCTCCTAGCCGTGGACCGGTCCGTGGCCACGGCGGAGTCGCTCACCGGGGGCCTGGTCAGCGCGGCCCTCACCACGGTGCCCGGGGCCAGCGCCGTGGTCCGGGGTGGGGTGGTCAGCTATGCCACCGAGGTCAAGCAAACCGTGCTGGGGGTCCCGGGCGACCTGCTCGAGACGCTCGGCGCGGTGTCGGCCGAGACGGCCGTGGCCATGGCGGACGGGACCCGCCGGGTGCTGGAGGCCGACTGGGGCGTGGCGACGACGGGCGTCGCCGGTCCCGACCCCGCGGAGGGCAAGCCGGTCGGCAGGGTGCACCTAGCGGTCACCGGTCCTCCCTCCGACGGGGCGAGGGAAGAAGTTCGGCTGTCCCGGACGTTGAACCTCACAGGCACCAGGGATCAGATCCGGGACGAGACCGTGCGACAGGCGCTTGACCTGCTGCTGGCCGCACTGGAGGGGGATAACCCCCGCGATTCCGGGACCGGCAAGGTACGGTTGACCCCATGGACGCCAGGGTTCAGGAGTGAAGGAGGGATAGGCGATGGTTCTGCTACGACGTGA
- the pgsA gene encoding CDP-diacylglycerol--glycerol-3-phosphate 3-phosphatidyltransferase codes for MSPGSAAGGADHLADRSERVSPWNLPNALTVLRVILVPVFGWLLLSQGGESTALRIWAAVVFSIATATDWLDGDLARRRGLVTDFGKVADPIADKALMGMALVGLSILGDLPWWITVVILARELGITLLRFWVIRIGVIPASRGGKLKTALQGLGLLLLILPLTGFLHSLGLWVMYAALVVTVVTGLDYVLQALRLRRGAGTS; via the coding sequence GTGAGCCCCGGGTCGGCAGCCGGCGGCGCGGACCACCTGGCGGACCGCAGCGAGCGGGTCAGCCCCTGGAACCTGCCCAACGCGCTGACCGTGCTGCGGGTGATCCTGGTCCCGGTCTTCGGCTGGTTGCTGCTCAGCCAGGGCGGCGAGTCGACCGCGTTGCGGATCTGGGCCGCCGTGGTCTTCTCGATCGCGACCGCCACCGACTGGCTGGACGGGGACCTGGCCAGGCGCCGGGGACTGGTCACCGACTTCGGTAAGGTGGCCGACCCGATCGCCGACAAGGCGCTGATGGGGATGGCCCTGGTCGGGTTGTCGATCCTGGGCGACCTGCCCTGGTGGATCACCGTCGTCATCCTGGCCCGCGAGCTCGGGATCACCCTGCTGCGCTTCTGGGTGATCCGGATCGGGGTCATCCCGGCCAGCCGCGGCGGCAAGTTGAAGACCGCCCTCCAGGGGCTGGGCCTGTTGCTGCTCATCCTCCCGCTGACCGGCTTCCTGCACTCCCTGGGCCTGTGGGTGATGTATGCCGCCCTGGTCGTCACCGTGGTCACCGGCCTCGACTACGTGCTCCAGGCGCTGCGGCTGCGCCGGGGTGCCGGCACGTCGTGA
- the rimO gene encoding 30S ribosomal protein S12 methylthiotransferase RimO: MSSATETSRPQRTVALVTLGCSRNEVDSEELAGRLASEGWQLVDDAGEADVAVVNTCGFVEQAKKDSIDALLEAGDLKGSARTKAVVAVGCLAERYGNQLADQLPEADAVLGFDSYQDMSANLQAVLDGHAPAAHTPRDRRTLLPIAPVARQERIEGIALPGHQQPAGPASGPPVVRARLDGRPWAPLKIASGCDRRCAFCAIPMFRGSFVSRRPHEILEEARWLAERGVKEVFLVSENTTSYGKDLGDLRLLEKMLPELAAVDGIERVRVSYLQPAEIRPDLLDVMAGTPGVVPYFDISFQHASGPLLRRMRRFGDRESFLSLLEQVRTRLPRAGIRSNVIVGFPGETEDDVAELTDFLDAARLDVVGVFGYSDEDGTEAEGYGQKLDQATIAERVTEVTDLVEQLTAQRAEERIGETVSVLVEEVDADGDGEVVGRAEQQGPDVDGVTILTGMPGVAVGEIVTATVVGTEGVDLVAS; this comes from the coding sequence ATGAGTTCGGCGACCGAGACCTCCCGGCCGCAGCGCACCGTGGCCCTGGTGACGCTGGGCTGCTCCCGCAACGAGGTCGACTCCGAGGAGTTGGCCGGTCGGCTCGCCTCGGAGGGCTGGCAGCTGGTCGACGACGCGGGGGAGGCCGACGTCGCGGTCGTCAACACCTGCGGCTTCGTCGAGCAGGCCAAGAAGGACTCGATCGACGCGCTGCTGGAGGCCGGCGACCTCAAGGGCAGCGCCCGCACCAAGGCCGTCGTGGCCGTGGGGTGCCTGGCCGAGCGCTACGGCAACCAGCTGGCCGACCAGCTGCCCGAGGCCGATGCGGTGCTCGGCTTCGACTCCTACCAGGACATGTCGGCCAACCTGCAGGCCGTGCTCGACGGGCACGCACCGGCCGCGCACACCCCGCGGGACCGGCGCACCCTGCTGCCGATCGCGCCGGTGGCCCGCCAGGAGCGGATCGAGGGCATCGCACTCCCCGGGCACCAGCAACCCGCCGGTCCGGCGTCCGGCCCGCCCGTGGTCCGGGCGCGGCTCGACGGGCGACCGTGGGCACCCCTGAAGATCGCGTCCGGGTGCGACCGGCGGTGCGCCTTCTGCGCGATCCCGATGTTCCGGGGCTCCTTCGTCTCCCGGCGACCGCACGAGATTCTCGAGGAGGCCCGCTGGCTCGCCGAGCGCGGCGTCAAGGAGGTCTTCCTGGTCAGCGAGAACACCACCTCATACGGCAAGGACCTCGGCGACCTCCGGCTGCTGGAGAAGATGCTGCCCGAGCTCGCCGCGGTCGACGGCATCGAGCGGGTGCGGGTCTCCTACCTGCAGCCCGCGGAGATCCGCCCCGACCTGCTGGACGTGATGGCCGGCACCCCCGGCGTCGTGCCCTACTTCGACATCTCCTTCCAGCACGCCTCCGGCCCGCTGCTGCGCCGGATGCGCCGGTTCGGTGACCGCGAGTCCTTCCTCAGCCTGCTCGAGCAGGTCCGCACCCGCCTCCCGCGGGCCGGGATCCGTTCCAACGTCATCGTCGGATTCCCCGGAGAGACCGAGGACGACGTCGCCGAGCTGACCGACTTCCTGGACGCGGCCCGGCTCGATGTCGTCGGTGTCTTCGGCTACTCCGACGAGGACGGCACCGAGGCAGAGGGCTATGGCCAGAAGCTGGACCAGGCCACTATCGCCGAGCGGGTCACCGAGGTCACCGACCTGGTCGAGCAGCTCACCGCCCAGCGCGCCGAGGAACGGATCGGCGAGACCGTGTCCGTCCTGGTCGAGGAGGTCGACGCCGACGGGGACGGCGAGGTCGTCGGCCGGGCGGAGCAGCAGGGCCCGGACGTCGACGGGGTCACCATCCTGACCGGTATGCCGGGTGTGGCCGTCGGTGAGATCGTCACCGCCACGGTTGTGGGCACCGAGGGAGTGGACCTGGTGGCCTCATGA
- a CDS encoding dipeptidase has translation MPTPDTSPSLARVTALLRDHPLVDGHNDLPWAARKLVGYDFDALDIAGDTSDRTHTDLPRLAAGGVGAQFWSVFVPSGLSGDDAVSATLEQIDCVYTMADRYADRLGLARTADEVEQVFASGRVASLMGAEGGHSIHSSLGTLRMLYALGVRYLTLTHNDNTPWADSATDEPEHGGLTDFGRDVVREMNRLGMLVDLSHVSADTMRDALDTTTAPVVFSHSGARAVCSSPRNVPDDVLERLAGNGGTCMAVFVPAFVSQDCWDWRAEAGEAARAAGIAPTDIEAFTPFMASYQEQHPRPVATIGDVVRHIEHLRDVAGVDHIGIGGDYDGTDVLPDGLEDVTGYPRLFAALADRGWSEADLVKLAGGNVLRTLRGAEDVAGD, from the coding sequence ATGCCGACACCTGACACCTCCCCCTCCCTCGCCCGCGTGACCGCCCTGTTGCGCGATCACCCGTTGGTCGACGGGCACAACGACCTGCCCTGGGCGGCACGCAAACTGGTCGGCTACGACTTCGACGCGCTCGACATCGCGGGCGACACCTCCGACCGGACACACACAGACCTGCCCCGGCTGGCGGCTGGGGGCGTCGGCGCCCAGTTCTGGTCGGTCTTCGTCCCGTCCGGCCTCAGCGGGGACGACGCGGTGAGCGCGACGCTGGAACAGATCGACTGCGTGTACACCATGGCCGACCGGTATGCAGACCGGCTGGGACTGGCGAGGACCGCGGACGAGGTGGAGCAGGTCTTCGCCAGCGGCCGCGTCGCCTCGCTGATGGGCGCCGAGGGCGGCCACTCGATCCACAGCTCGCTCGGCACGCTGCGGATGCTGTACGCACTGGGTGTGCGCTACCTGACCCTGACGCACAACGACAACACACCCTGGGCCGACAGCGCCACGGACGAGCCCGAGCACGGCGGGCTGACCGACTTCGGGCGGGACGTGGTCCGCGAGATGAACCGGCTCGGCATGTTGGTCGACCTCTCCCACGTCTCCGCCGACACGATGCGCGACGCCCTGGACACCACGACCGCGCCGGTTGTCTTCTCCCACTCCGGCGCCCGGGCGGTCTGCTCCTCCCCCAGGAACGTCCCGGACGACGTGCTCGAGCGGCTCGCCGGCAACGGCGGCACCTGTATGGCGGTCTTCGTCCCGGCGTTCGTCTCCCAGGACTGTTGGGACTGGCGAGCCGAGGCGGGAGAGGCGGCCAGGGCGGCCGGGATCGCCCCCACCGACATCGAGGCGTTCACGCCGTTCATGGCCTCCTACCAGGAGCAGCACCCACGGCCGGTGGCCACCATCGGGGACGTGGTGCGGCACATCGAGCACCTGCGCGACGTGGCCGGGGTCGACCACATCGGGATCGGCGGGGACTACGACGGCACGGACGTGCTGCCGGACGGGCTGGAGGACGTCACCGGCTACCCGCGGCTGTTCGCCGCCCTGGCCGACCGCGGCTGGTCCGAGGCCGACCTGGTCAAGCTGGCCGGAGGCAACGTGCTGCGCACGCTGCGGGGCGCCGAGGACGTGGCGGGGGACTAG
- a CDS encoding helix-turn-helix domain-containing protein: MDSSTLVGTAAGDDPRTGLRAVKALRQLLEQLEAAQVRRARAQGWSWQEIAEVLQVSKQAVHRKHRNS, translated from the coding sequence ATGGATAGTTCCACCCTGGTTGGGACGGCTGCGGGCGATGACCCCCGGACCGGACTACGCGCGGTCAAGGCGCTGCGCCAGCTCCTCGAGCAGCTCGAGGCGGCGCAGGTCCGACGCGCCCGGGCGCAGGGCTGGTCCTGGCAGGAGATTGCCGAGGTCCTCCAGGTGAGCAAGCAGGCGGTCCACCGCAAGCACCGGAACAGCTGA
- a CDS encoding Clp protease N-terminal domain-containing protein yields MFERFSRAAKAAVKAAQGVAAQDRAAEVRPEHLMRGVLAEDALVSALLDHLGTNAASVQEALDRRARRFPDGLDADDASALQSIGIDLAEITAKLGPDLAPPRRGSNPPYSRGAKKALELALREAINLGDRSIGGEHLLLGLARGGDRTVADALADCGLDLPTIRSAVVERHRAAG; encoded by the coding sequence ATGTTCGAACGATTCAGCCGGGCCGCCAAGGCGGCGGTGAAGGCCGCGCAGGGCGTCGCGGCACAGGACCGAGCGGCCGAGGTCCGACCCGAGCACCTGATGCGTGGCGTGCTGGCCGAGGACGCCCTGGTCAGCGCCCTGTTGGACCACCTGGGCACCAATGCTGCATCCGTGCAGGAGGCGCTGGACCGGCGCGCCAGGCGCTTCCCCGACGGCCTCGACGCCGACGACGCGTCCGCCCTGCAGTCGATCGGGATCGACCTGGCCGAGATCACCGCGAAGCTCGGCCCGGATCTCGCTCCCCCACGTCGCGGCAGCAACCCGCCGTACTCACGGGGCGCCAAGAAAGCGCTTGAGCTGGCGCTGCGGGAAGCGATCAACCTGGGCGATCGGTCGATCGGCGGCGAGCACCTGCTGTTGGGCCTGGCCCGCGGCGGCGACCGCACGGTCGCCGATGCGTTGGCGGACTGCGGCCTGGACCTCCCCACGATCCGCTCGGCCGTCGTGGAGCGCCACCGCGCGGCGGGCTGA
- a CDS encoding histidine phosphatase family protein, translating into MRDLYVVTHPEASHHTDGVVGGWFDSALTPRGRQQAAAAAAAIRDLVPAGGSTELFSSDLRRTVETAEPIGAALGVQPVLLPDLREKSYGEAGGRPQAWLDERFVPPPATGERMDHDEGIAGAETKLDLATRIYRAMDTITARDCPHQVVVTHGGALTFVVAAWIGMPIEAAGYVAFRATSGGITHLREDDFFHNRQVVALNRVDHLG; encoded by the coding sequence ATGCGAGACCTCTACGTCGTCACCCACCCAGAGGCCAGCCACCACACCGACGGGGTGGTCGGTGGCTGGTTCGACTCCGCCCTCACGCCCCGTGGGCGGCAACAGGCCGCGGCCGCGGCAGCGGCCATCCGGGACCTGGTGCCCGCGGGCGGCTCCACCGAACTGTTCAGCTCGGACCTGCGGCGCACCGTCGAGACCGCCGAACCCATCGGTGCGGCCCTCGGGGTGCAGCCCGTCCTGCTGCCGGACCTGCGGGAGAAGTCCTACGGCGAGGCCGGCGGGCGACCGCAGGCCTGGCTCGACGAGCGCTTCGTGCCACCGCCGGCCACGGGGGAGCGGATGGACCACGACGAGGGGATCGCCGGCGCCGAGACCAAGCTCGACCTCGCCACCCGGATCTACCGGGCGATGGACACGATCACCGCACGGGACTGCCCGCACCAGGTGGTCGTGACCCACGGAGGAGCGCTCACCTTCGTGGTGGCGGCCTGGATCGGGATGCCGATCGAGGCCGCCGGCTACGTCGCCTTCCGCGCCACGAGCGGCGGGATCACCCACCTGCGGGAGGACGACTTCTTCCACAACCGCCAGGTGGTGGCGCTGAACAGGGTGGACCACCTGGGTTGA
- a CDS encoding YciI family protein, whose translation MSDDYLVLLPDDEDRWADAPPEVRQETYQRHVEFARLLAERGHTVLGGAELEHSREARVVRGTLDDIQVTQGPYAETVEQLSGYYLGRSDDLDDLLQVCGLLAGPDAVEVRRVVPDSDPAAGQR comes from the coding sequence ATGTCGGACGACTACCTGGTCCTGCTGCCCGATGACGAGGACCGCTGGGCCGACGCGCCACCGGAGGTGCGGCAGGAGACCTACCAGCGGCACGTGGAGTTCGCCCGGCTGCTGGCCGAACGCGGCCACACCGTCCTCGGGGGTGCCGAGCTGGAGCACTCCCGGGAGGCCCGCGTCGTGCGGGGCACGCTCGACGACATCCAGGTCACCCAGGGGCCGTACGCGGAGACGGTCGAGCAGCTCAGCGGCTACTACCTGGGGCGCTCCGACGACCTGGACGACCTGCTGCAGGTGTGCGGCCTCCTCGCCGGACCGGACGCCGTGGAGGTGCGCCGGGTGGTGCCGGACAGCGACCCGGCCGCGGGGCAGCGATGA
- a CDS encoding YciI family protein gives MKYLLLMYGDESVWEEGTPEEQQAWLAAHDRFDAAVRQRARMLGGEALAGSATSTMLAPQDGGGRREVTEGPFAETVEQLGGYYVVEAADLDLMIELCHELPDYYRLEIRPIVEFDPEGP, from the coding sequence ATGAAATACCTGCTGCTGATGTATGGCGACGAGAGCGTCTGGGAGGAGGGCACCCCCGAGGAGCAGCAGGCCTGGTTGGCGGCCCACGACCGGTTCGACGCGGCGGTCCGGCAGCGGGCCCGGATGCTCGGCGGTGAGGCCCTGGCCGGCAGCGCCACGTCGACGATGCTCGCGCCGCAGGACGGTGGGGGCCGGCGCGAGGTCACCGAGGGCCCGTTCGCCGAGACGGTGGAGCAACTGGGTGGCTACTACGTGGTCGAGGCGGCCGACCTGGACCTGATGATCGAGTTGTGTCACGAACTCCCGGACTACTACCGGCTGGAGATCCGGCCGATCGTCGAGTTCGACCCCGAGGGCCCCTGA